The following DNA comes from Chrysiogenes arsenatis DSM 11915.
CGGCTTTGATGCTCGCAAAGAGATCTTTGTTGACATGGTTGAAGCTGGTATCATTGATCCAACCAAAGTAACCCGCACCGCTATTCAAAATGCGGCTTCTATTGCAGCGATGATGCTGACCACCGAAGCCTGCATTGCCGACAAACCAGAGCCAAAGTCTGGCAGCGGCATGCCTGATATGGGCGGCATGGGTGGAATGGGTGGCATGGGCGGAATGATGTAATTTCGCTTCCCCGCAAGCACGTATTCGCATCTATCCTCAACACCCGTGGCTTCGCGTCACGGGTGTTTTTTATTTTCTCCGAGCAAACCCATTGCAAAAATAAGGGCGATACAGTAGAAATAACACGTTATTGTGTCGCATTCGCACGCGCCAGTAGCATGAGAAAACCGATTTTCTGGAGGCATCATGTTTGGTTTAGGTGTATGGGAACTGGCAATCATTTTGGTCATTGTACTGGTGATTTTTGGTGCAGGCAAACTTCCCCAAATTGGCGCAGGGCTCGGAAAAGGGATACGCAACTTTAAAGATTCCGTCAAGACAACCGAAGACGAAGCCAAAGGCAATATCGATCAATCTACTCCTACCAATAACAACAAAACTGACGAGAAGCCATAATGTTTAACATCGGCTTTCCGGAGTTAATGGTTATTATGGTCATCGCCCTTTTGGTGATTGGCCCGAAAAAGCTCCCTGACGTGGCGCGTAGCCTTGGCAAAGGATTTGGTGAGTTCAAAAAAGCGATGAGTGACTTGCGCGAAAGTGTTGATATGGGACCAACGCCAAAGTCGCCAACGACAACAACGGTAACCCCCTCAACACCAACTCCCGTTACTTCACAAACAACCACTGCGACAGCAGAAGTAGCTTCTGAATCGGCCGCCAACACAACGGCACCCGCAAGCACT
Coding sequences within:
- a CDS encoding twin-arginine translocase TatA/TatE family subunit, yielding MFGLGVWELAIILVIVLVIFGAGKLPQIGAGLGKGIRNFKDSVKTTEDEAKGNIDQSTPTNNNKTDEKP
- the tatA gene encoding twin-arginine translocase TatA/TatE family subunit, which translates into the protein MFNIGFPELMVIMVIALLVIGPKKLPDVARSLGKGFGEFKKAMSDLRESVDMGPTPKSPTTTTVTPSTPTPVTSQTTTATAEVASESAANTTAPASTTESEKKPEQTT